Within Eremothecium cymbalariae DBVPG#7215 chromosome 3, complete sequence, the genomic segment TTGACAAACCACGGCTCGTTGCCTCTGGACTACTACCAACAATGGCAGCGGTGGCAGAGCTCTCCATAGGTGTCAGTGTTCTATGCTACTACGCTGCTGGCTATCGCTTCCGATTTTTCACCCCTAAGCGAACACTAACCTGCACGTCTCCAGATTTAATTCCTATACTCTTTATATCCGTCTTCCTTGGTTGAATCCTTGTAGAAGCTGTTACCGGTGAAATGATTGGAAAGACTATTTAATAATGAATACAACTAAACGTAATCCAACCCGTCCTTTTTCGACGAAAAAAAAGCCcgaaaacaaaaattaacttttataaaaataatCACAATCGCGATCAAAGAAGATTGGTACCGATACTGTGCTTCtgttccttcttttccaGGCCTCTAAACCTACTCTTTGTACGTAAGTGTGTGCGTTTTATTAggagtttttattttacttGTTGctatcaaatttttttccttttttgagGAGATTCTCATTTTCTACAACAACGACGTCAACGACTAGAGTCTGAAGAGTTGTTCTAAGAACTTCAGATAGTACCTGAGGATGTCCAGGCTGGTGGAGGAAATAAGCAAAAATTACAATAAGATattttagatatatataaggtTTGAACAATGCCTTTGGGCAACTGTTAAAAAGGTCGAAGGGCGGTGgttcattgaagaataataataatatatataatgcagCAGTTACTGACACCAGGTCTCGCTCGGCAAACAAAAGACTTCGAGTTTTCGAGGGAGGTTAACCGGGCCTGTAAGGCCGTATGCTGTGATTCTTAGTAGGCCAAGTAGACAAGATTGAGGTTCCGAGCTAGCAGAGAGGTGATAGAGGATTTTTTGAACTGGGATGGTTCTTGCGGGGTTGTCCTTTGCTGGCGTGCCAGGAAGTGGAGTTATTTGTGGCTTAATTAAATGTGCAGTGGCGCACATTCAAAGATTTGGTAACGACGCTGAAAAAGTCAGTTGGTCTGcaaaaaattaaattagCGTCATGCAAGGGTGAACTCACGCAGAGGTCGAATGAGGTGGAAGAACAGAACATGGGTTAGAGTAGGTATATAGGGAGGTGGAAGGGGTGGGGTTGTATAGGAGGGGGGGTTTTAATTAATGCTCGGAAGGATTGTTGAGAAACGTGCTGGGGCTTCTTCCATGAAAGTTTGTACACATGGCTTGCAGCGCTTCGCAGTGTAGACAGTTGATTACATAATTTGCATATCATCTGTCACCAACGCTCTGAAAAGCGCTTTTGGGGATCCGTACATACGAGTGATATATAGCATATTTAAAAGTAAGGTAACAATAACCGTCCAGAAAGGAGGTTTAGTTCTTCTCCGATAGTGTTTTTGCGGCTTGGGATCTTTGTACATGTAGTTTTAGATGTATTAGGTTCTGTATTGTCGAGTTTATCTTACAATATTCACGTGGAAGGTCGTGTAAATCACAGAGATTGACAATGTAACCGTTTATGTAATCAATTTCCGTATCCCTCAAATTTATGCAGTCTTGCCTCATAGACGTATAGTTGGAGGCAACGATTCCACAACAGATGGAAATTACGTTGTCTACAAGACTTTTAGTGTTCATGATTGACTTAActgatatttttggtaGATCAGGAGCGCTGCCGTTGTCATAATGGAATAGAGGTTTGTAGGCTATCTCCAATACCTTTAGGCTCTCCTCGATTATATCTGTAAACATCGGTCTGAATACCTCTTGGAGCTCACCATTTTTACAATCCAAAATGGCAGTCATTGGGTTAGCACAAGCGTTGAGAAGGAATTTCTCTAGTTGCTTGAAAAACAGTTTCCTGGTACGACAGGTATGTAACGTTTAGTGACTTTCCAGAATTTAAGAACAATCTAACGAATGAGTTCTCAGTTATGTCGCGATTGACCTCATTTATTCTTTGTATAGAGTCGGCTTCGTTCCATGGTAGCCTGGCAAATTGACAGTTTCCAAAGCCTGAATGATTGACGATGCTGCTTAAATTATTCTCCTTATATGCCCCGTGGTATGTTATACCTCGAAAAACATTAGGCTTGATAGTATTAAAGCAAGATTTCTTTAATTGTTCCCATACCCCCAGACCATTCTGCAACAACAGAATATTTGTATCATTATGTATAAAAGGTAGCAATCTGGTTAGTGCATCATTGACTTCAGGTGCCTTACAGGTAACAATTAAGTTGTCAATCGACTTACGCCCATTATCcacatttttaaattccGATGTTGTGGCAATTGGAAATGATTGCTTTATTATCGGATTACCCTCTTTGTACATTAAACGAAGAGTTACCTCAGAATTCTgttcaatttgaaattgtCTCAGTCTTTCAACAGATCTAAATATTGGCACTATACTTATTTCAGAGGAAGCATTCTGCAAATGAACACCAATTATCGATCCAATTGAACCAAAGCCAAGAATATGTACCGTTTGCTTGGATGCCATCATACTATGTTGTTGTTTAGAACTTGTGGAAGTCTTTTTATAAAGAGAATTATATAgacatgtatatatataatatccTAGTTGAATCTTCAAATGGATTATCAATGAAAAGTTTCGGAAAATATTCCTTGGAACGTTTTTTCTGCATTTGGATTGACGACACAACTGTACGTATATGGGGGTTAATTAATGATAATAAATCAATAGACAGAAAGATATTTACTATGTGCTTAAAACTGATATGAATTTGCCTACAATGACCCTTTAACTAAGTTGCTAGAATTTAAATCTCTAACGGTAACAGTTAAGAGCCCATCTTTGTTGATTACGAAGGATATTTCTACACCCTGAACGTTTTTGATACCTAGTTCCATTAGCTTAGTCCCCAAAACATAGCTTTTTTGTCTTATAACTTCAGGTTCATCATCACTCCAGTCACTTTCATCGTCTTCTTTATCACTCTCAGTaccttttttattagttaCTGCAGCTTCTGAAACTGTTTCTCTGATAGCGGTGTCAGCCTCGCAAATTGAGACTAGTAAATCACCAGTAGCTTCCGTCATGAGCACGGTTTTCTTGACTGGATACGAAGTCTCTGCCATGAGCACAGACACAAAATTCCCTTCAGCGTCGACGAATCCAATATCTTTAGATAAATGCTGAGTGTTAATTACAATTGGCTCCATAGCCTGAGCCAGTTCGTCTGCGTCGTAATTTGAAACCAATTCCGCTTGAAGGGCTGCACCAGACGCCAATAATTCATTTGGATTGTTAAATGCCGTCTTTAGTTGTGGGCCTAAAATCTGTACACTTGAGGGAAATAGGAATTCTAAATTGCTAATTAATTTAGGACTGAAGGATGTCCCACCGACTAATAATATAGCATCAATATCCAAAGGATCCATGTTTGCCTTAGTAATAACATGCTGAACGAATTGGGATAGCTCAGAGAAGACTTTGTTAGCTACCAATTCGTATCTCATCCTGTTAATAGACAAGTGATAGTCATAACCATCAGCCAAAGAATCGATTGAGATAGTGGCTGTAGTTGCATTGGATAGGGTTTTCTTCGTAATTTGAGAACTGGCTCTCAACTTTGCCATAGACCTGGTATTGCTTCTTGGGTTACACTTATATTTGCTCTCAAAATCCTTGGcaaaaaattcaacaaGCTCAGTGTCTAAATTGACACCACCCAAGTTTGAATCGTGTTCTGTGGCCAATAAAGTGAACATGCCGTTACGAATAGCAACGACAGCTGCATCTGATCTAACACCTCCGAAGtctgcaacaacaacattGACATCATCTCCAAATGGAAATTGTTCAGTATGTGCTAATAAAGCAGCTGAAGGTTCGTAAATATACTGAACAACTTCTAACCCAATTTTAGCAGCTGCCTTGGTCATGGCCTTCTTTTGAACATCCAAAAAGTTGGTTGGGATAGTGATCACAGTTTTCTCAATCTTCTGTCCAATATAATCTTCCGCCGCatctttcaaatttttcaagtgtCTAGATACAACCTCATCAACAGTCAAGTGctctttctttccttcaCTTCTTGAAATTATAAAACCAGCTTTACCATCAACATCGACAACAGGAGCACCAATAGAACACCTACTAACATCACACTGATTAAATGGTAGTCCAATAAAATCACGGAAGTTCACAATAGTGTTGTTTGGATTTCTAATCAATTGTTGTAAGGCTTGACCACCGTGATATTCATCATTACCAACATATGAAAGACAGGATGGAATAGAACGTTCACCATCGGGATTCGCAATTACGTCCACATCTTGTTTGGGGTTAATATACGCAATGGAAGAAGATGTATTACCAAAAGCAATACCAATTATTGGAGAAAGCATATCTCGTCAGTATTTTGAATGGTGAAGGATCTACTCCTGTATCAAAAGTATTGGTTCTGGCTTATTATCCTGaatcaaacttttcaagcaaaaaaattttttaacgTTGAATAACGTTAAGCTGAAattgtcacgtgacacaaCTCAGTAAACACATTAGTATAATGTAATGGATACCAATGCATTAATTCAATGTTTAGTTAAGGGGTGGAAGGGGAGGTTCACTCCTTCAAAGTAGATTATTGTTCCTTTGTTAGGTTCTGTTCTTCTGTTCTAAAAAATTATAGCAAGATTATTTTAGCTGGAATTGTATTATTTGATCTTTGAATAATTAAACTAGAAATAGCTAGACTGAAGGATTCAGCTAACATTGTATAATGTCTCATAGCGGTGCTGCTGTATTCAAGAAGGTTAGCGGGATGCTCACTATTGATGAGGAGGCGAGCCCTGCAGTTCTGACGTGGAGGTCTACAGATGGGGATAAATCACATACTGTCCTCCTTAATACAATTAACAAATTCCAAGCGACGCCAGCAAGTAGTGACAAGATGATGTTGAGGTTAGTTGCTAAGGTTGATGAAACCAAGAAGATTAAAGATAGCGAGGGAAATGAAGTGCCTCCCAAGCCTGTTGTGCATAAgttttcatttaataatagGATTGTGATGGATAATATCAAAGAAACATTACAGCATATTATTGCACGGTATAAAGATGAGGatgtatttgaagaaaagaagcGAAAGGAGGAATTTTATGCACCGGTAACCTCTCAAGAGGATTCATTAATCAACACTACTTCATTGGATGATTCTTTATCACAAGAGAAGCTTTTAACAAACTTGAAGTTGCAACAATCTTTGTTAAGGGAAAATAGAAACCTaatgaaaacttttcaggAAGCTGTTATTAAGGCAGGGCTTCCTCCGCAGGAGTTTTGGTCTACGAGAATTCCGCTGCTTCGAGCATTTGCATTGACAACTTCACAAAAGATAGGTCCATATAATGTTCTTTCTACCATCAAGCCTGTTGCATCGTCGGATAACAAAGTTAATGTTAGTGTTTCCAGAGAGAAGATTCTCACCATATTTCAGAATTATCCGATTGTAAAAAAGGcatatgatgataatgtACCCAAAAACTTCAAGGAACAAGAATTTTGGGCTCGattcttttcttcaaagcttTTCCGTAAGTTGAGAGGCGAAAGGATAATGCAGAACGATAGAGGTGATATGATTATTGATCGTTATTTGACTCTTGATCAGGAATTTGATCGTCGTGATGATGAGATGCTTCTACACCCAGTTAAGAAGATAATAGATTTGGAAGGAAATCTAAACGATGATCCCGAAAAACGTGGTAATAGGCCTCATTTCACTATGCTGCCAGGTACTGATCCCAATGGAAATAATGATGGTGCCGTTGATATATTGAAAGGAATGAACAGGTTAAGTGAAAAAATGATTAAATCATTAGAAAATGAATATTCAAGGGTGAATTTACAATTAGAAGATTTGGATAAGGAAGAAAGGgaagaaatattatttAGCGATTTAGAAGAGGCTGAAAAGACTGATTATAaggaaatatatttaagaAAAAGAACTCCGGCGGATAGATCTAATGGCGGAGCTTCAGATTTtgcttcatcaaataattgGGATGAAATCAAAGGCAAGATTGAGTCTATAACATCTGAACTTCAAGGTACTCTGGACCTGACGGCTGTCAGTAACGTGAATGCAAAAACCAATCAGAAAATCAACAGGCGAGTTTTGAAAGCCGTGAAGATTAATGCTAAACAAGCAAGGCACTTGCATTTTGACTCTACTATAGGTGCATTTTTAGGTAACCAGGCCAACAACGGCCTAGAAGCCGACTCTAACTTACCATCAGATTTGCTAGAAAGCTGCCGTATATTACACGGCACTTGTTGCGAATTTTTAAAGCATTTCTATATTCAATTTCAAAGTGGTGAGCCAAAACATGGTCCCACCGTTAAAAAGCTCTACAAATACTTAAAGGAATGCACTCAAAAGTTTCAAGAACTTTTGAACTCTGTGAGTGAACAATCAGATTCTAGAGCTGAAATTGTAGCATCTTGTGAATCATACCTACAACCTGTTCTTTTCTCAGTGAACCTCGCAGTGCAGAAATTTGATGATGCTGTAAAAGAGCTGGAGTCTTATAACAATACAACTAGTACCCCCAACGTACAATAAttaatttcaaattcattaaTAAATAGACATTGCAGTTATATCATTGTTCCTCCTTATCCATGTTCTCTTTTGAAGCCATTCTACCTCTCCGACCCTTACCTCTCGCCTGCTTCTCTTTATTCCTCCTGTTCAACTCCATCACAACTTCACCATTTGCCTTATCGACAGAATCTCTTAGAGATAAAATCATGTTCTTGTTAATATCCTCCTTTGGAAGTTTCTTCCCCAATACGTCTTCAATTCTTAAGATAAGCTCCAAGTCATATTGGGAAACCAGTGAAATAGACTTACCGGATCTACCAGCTCTTGCAGTTCTACCAACACGATGAATGTAAGATTTGGAGTCAACTGGAATATCATAATTAATGACAATATCAACGGAAGGTATATCTAAACCTCTTGCTGCGACATCTGTGGCAACCAATATTGACCTTCTTCCAGCCTTAAATAAGTCCAAAGCACCTgttctttggttttgattCAAGTCGCCATGCAGAGCTGTTGCACTGAATTCAAGCAGATTACACAATCCTGATATTCTTTCAGCATTCGCTTTTGTTCTGGTGAATACTATGGTACT encodes:
- the SSZ1 gene encoding ribosome-associated complex protein SSZ1 (similar to Ashbya gossypii AAL043C); the protein is MLSPIIGIAFGNTSSSIAYINPKQDVDVIANPDGERSIPSCLSYVGNDEYHGGQALQQLIRNPNNTIVNFRDFIGLPFNQCDVSRCSIGAPVVDVDGKAGFIISRSEGKKEHLTVDEVVSRHLKNLKDAAEDYIGQKIEKTVITIPTNFLDVQKKAMTKAAAKIGLEVVQYIYEPSAALLAHTEQFPFGDDVNVVVADFGGVRSDAAVVAIRNGMFTLLATEHDSNLGGVNLDTELVEFFAKDFESKYKCNPRSNTRSMAKLRASSQITKKTLSNATTATISIDSLADGYDYHLSINRMRYELVANKVFSELSQFVQHVITKANMDPLDIDAILLVGGTSFSPKLISNLEFLFPSSVQILGPQLKTAFNNPNELLASGAALQAELVSNYDADELAQAMEPIVINTQHLSKDIGFVDAEGNFVSVLMAETSYPVKKTVLMTEATGDLLVSICEADTAIRETVSEAAVTNKKGTESDKEDDESDWSDDEPEVIRQKSYVLGTKLMELGIKNVQGVEISFVINKDGLLTVTVRDLNSSNLVKGSL
- the TFB1 gene encoding TFIIH/NER complex subunit TFB1 (similar to Ashbya gossypii AAL042W), translated to MSHSGAAVFKKVSGMLTIDEEASPAVLTWRSTDGDKSHTVLLNTINKFQATPASSDKMMLRLVAKVDETKKIKDSEGNEVPPKPVVHKFSFNNRIVMDNIKETLQHIIARYKDEDVFEEKKRKEEFYAPVTSQEDSLINTTSLDDSLSQEKLLTNLKLQQSLLRENRNLMKTFQEAVIKAGLPPQEFWSTRIPLLRAFALTTSQKIGPYNVLSTIKPVASSDNKVNVSVSREKILTIFQNYPIVKKAYDDNVPKNFKEQEFWARFFSSKLFRKLRGERIMQNDRGDMIIDRYLTLDQEFDRRDDEMLLHPVKKIIDLEGNLNDDPEKRGNRPHFTMLPGTDPNGNNDGAVDILKGMNRLSEKMIKSLENEYSRVNLQLEDLDKEEREEILFSDLEEAEKTDYKEIYLRKRTPADRSNGGASDFASSNNWDEIKGKIESITSELQGTLDLTAVSNVNAKTNQKINRRVLKAVKINAKQARHLHFDSTIGAFLGNQANNGLEADSNLPSDLLESCRILHGTCCEFLKHFYIQFQSGEPKHGPTVKKLYKYLKECTQKFQELLNSVSEQSDSRAEIVASCESYLQPVLFSVNLAVQKFDDAVKELESYNNTTSTPNVQ